Proteins encoded in a region of the Streptococcus sanguinis genome:
- the amaP gene encoding alkaline shock response membrane anchor protein AmaP, with protein MSKSRKILSIIFCILILTILIPVLLDFHKVSGLGLQMFGWKLFTWKQIPFVGYFLSRYVFWGTVVLASLILLLILVILFYPKRPMEIQLADGDGKLMLKNSAIEGFVRSLVTDHDLIKDPTVSVNSRKNKCMVSVKGAIVPSENIIKRSQLIQEEIETGLKQFFGLNHTVKLKISVSDFKPKAPAKKTTSRVK; from the coding sequence ATGTCAAAATCAAGAAAAATACTTTCCATTATTTTCTGTATTTTAATCTTGACAATTTTGATTCCTGTTTTACTAGATTTTCATAAAGTCAGCGGTCTGGGGCTCCAGATGTTCGGTTGGAAACTATTCACTTGGAAGCAGATTCCTTTTGTAGGATACTTTCTTTCTCGATATGTTTTCTGGGGCACAGTGGTTTTAGCAAGCTTAATCTTACTCTTGATCTTAGTGATTCTGTTTTATCCTAAGAGACCTATGGAAATTCAGCTAGCTGATGGGGACGGTAAACTGATGCTGAAAAATTCAGCCATTGAAGGATTTGTTCGTAGTCTGGTAACAGACCACGATCTGATAAAAGATCCTACCGTTTCCGTCAATAGCCGAAAAAACAAATGTATGGTTTCTGTTAAAGGAGCAATCGTTCCTTCAGAAAACATAATCAAGAGAAGTCAGTTGATTCAAGAAGAAATTGAGACTGGATTGAAGCAATTCTTCGGTCTCAATCATACTGTCAAGCTTAAAATCTCTGTATCAGACTTCAAGCCAAAAGCACCGGCTAAAAAAACTACTAGCCGTGTAAAGTAA
- a CDS encoding DUF2273 domain-containing protein, whose translation MELFKKYQYPILSGLAGVILACFILSFGFFKTLFVLICATLGAGIGYYIQKNNIFK comes from the coding sequence ATGGAATTGTTTAAAAAATATCAATATCCAATCTTGTCTGGATTAGCAGGAGTTATTCTAGCCTGTTTTATCCTATCCTTTGGCTTCTTTAAGACTCTCTTTGTCTTGATTTGCGCTACTCTAGGAGCAGGAATTGGATATTATATTCAAAAAAATAATATATTTAAATAA
- a CDS encoding Asp23/Gls24 family envelope stress response protein has translation MSHKDVKEVKDVAKKEVAQATHEVKGELTYDDKVIQKIIGISLEKVSGLLAVDGGFFSNLKDKIVNSDNVTHGVNVEVGKEQVAVDLNVVVEYQKNVPALYEEIKKVVVEEVSKMTDLEVVEVNVNVVDIKTKEQHEADSVSLQDRVTDVAESTGEFASEQFEKAKSGISGGFSAVQEKVGDGVDAVKDATSKENSRVR, from the coding sequence ATGTCACATAAAGATGTTAAAGAAGTAAAAGATGTTGCAAAGAAGGAAGTTGCTCAAGCAACTCATGAAGTAAAAGGTGAATTGACTTACGATGATAAAGTCATTCAAAAAATTATTGGTATCTCTTTAGAGAAAGTTTCAGGTTTGCTGGCTGTTGACGGTGGCTTCTTCTCTAACTTAAAAGATAAAATTGTCAATTCTGACAATGTCACTCATGGTGTCAATGTTGAAGTTGGTAAAGAACAAGTAGCAGTTGACTTGAATGTAGTCGTGGAATATCAAAAGAATGTTCCTGCATTGTATGAAGAAATCAAAAAAGTTGTTGTAGAAGAAGTATCTAAGATGACTGATTTGGAAGTTGTTGAAGTAAATGTCAATGTTGTTGATATTAAAACGAAAGAACAACACGAAGCGGATTCAGTAAGCCTTCAAGACCGAGTGACAGATGTCGCTGAATCAACAGGTGAATTTGCTTCAGAGCAATTTGAAAAAGCAAAATCTGGCATTAGCGGTGGCTTCTCAGCTGTTCAAGAAAAAGTTGGCGATGGAGTAGATGCTGTTAAAGATGCTACATCAAAGGAAAACTCTCGCGTTCGTTAA
- a CDS encoding CsbD family protein, with protein sequence MSTEEKFNQAKGSVKEGFGKLTGDKKTEKEGAAEKVVSKVKEVAEDAKDAVEGAIEGVKNMVKKDDK encoded by the coding sequence ATGTCTACAGAAGAAAAATTCAACCAAGCTAAAGGTTCTGTTAAAGAAGGCTTTGGCAAATTAACTGGTGATAAAAAAACAGAAAAAGAAGGAGCTGCTGAAAAAGTAGTTTCTAAAGTTAAAGAAGTTGCAGAAGATGCCAAAGATGCTGTTGAAGGCGCAATCGAAGGCGTTAAAAACATGGTTAAAAAAGACGATAAATAA
- a CDS encoding TIGR00341 family protein produces the protein MRKILKEDKLYSLVEFRDRLYDDLDLSRSDLATLLCAMLIASIGLNMDSTPVIIGAMLISPLMTPIIGIGFSLAILDMKLLRKSFKILSIQVLLSLLASTVYFFISPISYASSEIIARTSPTIWDVVIAFVGGVAGVIGARKKEANNIVPGVAIATALMPPVCTVGYAIATGNFEFMLGASYLFFINCSFIMLATYIGTSLTMVKNHYIKHNQEAYKMRKILILVSLILIIPSLVSATTLVRETLINESINKYLSDQFKENTILKKNYDKEGNTLKLTISGNYLSDEEVKEILSKQNDYGLKHISIQISQLSNDRLTEKDIVEYIIQYKNDHELQKIDKEKKETPTKNKE, from the coding sequence ATGAGAAAAATTTTAAAAGAGGATAAACTTTATTCTTTAGTTGAATTTAGAGATAGGCTCTACGATGATTTAGATTTATCAAGAAGCGATTTAGCTACCTTGTTATGTGCAATGTTGATTGCATCTATTGGCTTAAACATGGATTCCACTCCAGTTATCATTGGGGCAATGTTGATTTCTCCATTAATGACACCTATTATTGGAATTGGTTTTTCATTAGCAATACTAGATATGAAACTGCTCAGAAAGTCGTTTAAAATTCTTTCTATTCAAGTTTTGTTAAGCCTCTTAGCATCTACGGTTTATTTTTTTATTTCTCCAATTTCTTATGCAAGTTCAGAAATTATTGCCAGAACTTCACCAACAATTTGGGATGTAGTTATAGCTTTTGTGGGTGGGGTAGCTGGAGTTATTGGAGCACGTAAAAAAGAAGCAAATAACATTGTACCTGGAGTAGCTATCGCAACAGCTCTTATGCCCCCAGTATGTACTGTCGGCTATGCTATAGCAACGGGAAACTTTGAGTTTATGTTAGGAGCATCCTACTTATTTTTCATTAACTGTAGTTTTATTATGCTTGCTACATACATAGGGACGAGCTTAACTATGGTGAAAAATCATTACATTAAACACAATCAAGAAGCCTATAAAATGCGAAAAATATTAATTCTAGTTTCGCTTATTCTTATTATTCCAAGTTTGGTTTCAGCGACTACCTTAGTGAGAGAGACCTTAATCAATGAATCTATAAATAAATACTTATCTGATCAGTTTAAAGAGAACACAATCCTAAAAAAGAACTATGATAAAGAAGGCAATACTTTAAAGTTAACTATTTCAGGAAACTATCTTTCAGATGAGGAAGTAAAAGAAATTCTTAGTAAACAAAACGATTATGGTTTGAAACATATTTCAATTCAAATTTCACAATTATCCAATGATCGATTGACCGAAAAAGACATAGTCGAGTATATTATTCAATATAAAAATGACCATGAACTTCAAAAAATTGATAAGGAGAAGAAAGAAACTCCAACTAAAAACAAGGAATAG